GAATTTGTCGATAATGGTGTTGAGTATTTTGTTGTCCATTTCATCAAGGCCGTGGGCATCGACGTTCAGGGCTTTCAGGGAATATTTGGCGATCTCGACATCTATTTTGCCATTGCCTTTTATCTGGGCAAAATCGCGCACACGTCGCAGCAGTGCATTGGCGATACGCGGCGTCCCGCGGCTGCGGCCTGCGATCTCGATGGCAGCCTCCATGGTAATGGGCATTTTTAAGATCATCGAGCTGCGCTGCACTATTGTGGTAAGCAGTTCGGTGGTGTAGTATTGCAGCCTGCTGGAGATCCCAAAACGGGCACGCATTGGCGCTGTGAGCAAGCCCGAGCGAGTGGTGGCCCCTACCAGCGTAAACGGGTTAAGCCCTATTTGAACCGATCGTGCATTGGGACCCGACTCTATCATGATATCTATCCTGAAATCCTCCATAGCTGAATACAGGTATTCTTCCACGATAGGGCTCAGGCGGTGTATTTCGTCGATAAAAAGAATGTCGCGCTCTTCCAGGTTGGTGAGCAGCCCGGCAAGGTCGCCCGGCTTATCAAGCACCGGCCCGGAAGTTATTTTAATGCCTACGCCCAACTCATTCGCAAGGATGTTTGCCAGTGTGGTCTTCCCAAGCCCCGGAGGCCCGTGGAATAACGTATGGTCGAGCGCCTCATTGCGCATATTTGCAGCCTTCACAAATACCAGGAGGTTTTCCAGTACCTGGTCCTGCCCGGTAAAATCGTCGAACGATAAGGGCCTGAGCTTCTTTTCAAGGTCCAGCTCTTCGGCATTGTACCTGGCGTTGGTAGGGTCTAAATTCTCATTCATGCAACAAAGATAATCGAAATTTCGATTGTCCTCACTGCTACATCCTGTACCCTTCGGAAAGTATGTTGCCCCATTCGGGATTTTCGTCGATATAATGCATTACATACGAGCATAAGGGCATGATGGTAAACCCGTTGTCTTTGGCGCACTGGAAGGTGCCCTTTACCAAACGGGCCGCAATGCCTCGTCCCTGCAACGCTTCGGGGACTTCGGTATGCGTGAGGAATATCTTTTCGCCTTCGCGGTAGTATTCGAGGAATGCAACCTGGCCATCGATGTGCAGTTCGAACTGCTTGCCTTCTTCATTGACCTTAAAGCCGTCATTGTTGTGGTTTTTCATAGTAAGGTGGTTTTTCGTAAAGGTAGGGCTTATTGTTTTGGAGAATATTTAAAGTACGTTAAAAGTCCGAAGTCGGGTGTCCGAAGCCCGATGATTCGGGTTTTGGTATTTGAAACATAGAAAGATGGAATGCGGATGACGCGGATTTTGGCAGATTAGCGCGGATTTACATACTAACGCAATAATGATTTTCACACAAATTTCTCAACTTCGCTGTTTCCGGATCTCCCGAGGGGTGACCTGTTAAAAACGTTGTTATGATGCGTAGCGTCCGCGTGAGGGACAGGGAGCGGCATCCCCCGCCTTTTTCGGCGGGGATACAGCGGATGGCCCGACGGCGTAGTCCCGATAGGTATCGGGGGGAGCCGGCACGCCCAAATAACAAGTTTACTCTTTGAAATAATCTTCAAATTCTACTACTTCAATAAGCGGATGGGCCTGAAACATATCTTTTAAAGCTTTTATATGGCCTGCACCATAGAGCACAAGCACACTTTGGGGCCTGTCAGTAAGGATGTCGCGCATAATGTTCGAATAAATATTCACATTGCGCATCATATTATACTGTGTAAAAAATGCGCCGGTACCTTCTGCATTCTTATCGAGATAGGTTGTGATATTGGCATAAAAAAGCTTGTTAAGGTAGTCTTTTGAATTGAGCTTGCGGAATACGGCAGTCAGGTCCTGGCTGGGAATATTGTCATTAAAGGCGCTAAGCTGTTTTAGCACAATGTTATCGTAAACCGTAAAATCATTATCGCCTATGCCAAGCGAATCGCAAAGACGGTTCATTTTTATTGCATATTGGGTAAATTGCCTGTCACCGGCTTTGGCGCTTTCATCATACGCCCAGTCAATACACTTTACGCCATTACGTATATTGAGCCGCTGTGCCAGCTTTATACCTATCTGGAAAATCTCATTGCGGAGTGCGACAGGTTTTTTTGTATAGTATGCTGTATAGATGCTGTCCCAAAACTTTTGTTTGTCGGGCGTGTTCTCTACATAGATCTTTTCCACATCCTTTTTTTGGAGGATGTCGAGAAGGGCATTAATCTGTTTCTGGCGTTCCGGACCAAGGATATTGTCTTTAGTCCCATCGACTTTCAGGGCATCGGTAGTGCCGCCCATATGGTAGGTCGCAATGAGGTGCACCTTTACTTTTTGCTGGGCAAAGCCGGCAAGGCAAAACAACAGCAGGCAGATCTGCGGGATAGTCTTAATTCGTTGC
Above is a genomic segment from Flavobacterium album containing:
- a CDS encoding GNAT family N-acetyltransferase — protein: MKNHNNDGFKVNEEGKQFELHIDGQVAFLEYYREGEKIFLTHTEVPEALQGRGIAARLVKGTFQCAKDNGFTIMPLCSYVMHYIDENPEWGNILSEGYRM
- a CDS encoding DUF5694 domain-containing protein, with product MQRIKTIPQICLLLFCLAGFAQQKVKVHLIATYHMGGTTDALKVDGTKDNILGPERQKQINALLDILQKKDVEKIYVENTPDKQKFWDSIYTAYYTKKPVALRNEIFQIGIKLAQRLNIRNGVKCIDWAYDESAKAGDRQFTQYAIKMNRLCDSLGIGDNDFTVYDNIVLKQLSAFNDNIPSQDLTAVFRKLNSKDYLNKLFYANITTYLDKNAEGTGAFFTQYNMMRNVNIYSNIMRDILTDRPQSVLVLYGAGHIKALKDMFQAHPLIEVVEFEDYFKE
- the ruvB gene encoding Holliday junction branch migration DNA helicase RuvB, whose amino-acid sequence is MNENLDPTNARYNAEELDLEKKLRPLSFDDFTGQDQVLENLLVFVKAANMRNEALDHTLFHGPPGLGKTTLANILANELGVGIKITSGPVLDKPGDLAGLLTNLEERDILFIDEIHRLSPIVEEYLYSAMEDFRIDIMIESGPNARSVQIGLNPFTLVGATTRSGLLTAPMRARFGISSRLQYYTTELLTTIVQRSSMILKMPITMEAAIEIAGRSRGTPRIANALLRRVRDFAQIKGNGKIDVEIAKYSLKALNVDAHGLDEMDNKILNTIIDKFKGGPVGLSTLATAVSESGETIEEVYEPFLIQEGFIMRTPRGREVTEKAYRHLGKVRLNPQGGLFD